One part of the Raphanus sativus cultivar WK10039 chromosome 7, ASM80110v3, whole genome shotgun sequence genome encodes these proteins:
- the LOC108831163 gene encoding uncharacterized protein LOC108831163: MGTQDDLEAAMGNLSQASYVQGFDPSQKTPSVTPLRTVKPAGWTTPTLKDMELPEDCVNDEDYSLVFVPEDSWAKLIEWCSNSKQQLRVGPSIYTRELAERIIGPDVWLKNYEIDAMLYLFREKTSLRRWNISKVAFMSCLFSNQMKNSYKVIKNDIKTFKVEGLLHNYGIGELPADGRTGLMWDLDVDRMYVPLLVYGNHWISMCVDFVNRSILVFDYAGMKHNRELEPFSHLIPRIVKAVQSSNKKGLVVKPYAVTYAPMPFLNKSSSDCGVYALKHIEAHLLGLDLSLVNDDNIREARQKIAYDLWEAANDHVLLTRMALFCPPKPTTRSSVTIL; this comes from the exons ATGGGGACCCAAGATGATTTAGAAGCTGCCATGGGAAACCTTTCTCAAGCATCATATGTTCAAGGTTTTGATCCCTCTCAAAAAACACCATCGGTTACTCCATTACGGACAGTTAAGCCTGCCGGTTGGACAACACCCACTCTCAAAGATATGGAATTACCGGAGGACTGTGTGAACGACGAGGACTACTCGTTAGTGTTTGTCCCTGAGGATTCATGGGCTAAACTGATTGAGTGGTGCTCAAATTCGAAGCA GCAACTTAGAGTTGGACCTTCTATTTACACAAGGGAGTTAGCAGAACGTATAATTGGACCTGATGTGTGGCTAAAGAATTAT GAAATTGATGCTATGCTGTACCTATTTCGCGAGAAGACTTCTTTGAGACGATGGAACATATCCAAAGTAGCCTTCATGAGCTGTCTCTTCAGTAACCAAATGAAGAATTCTTACAAAGTAATCAAGAACGACATAAAAACTTTCAAGGTGGAAGGACTGCTCCACAATTACGGAATAGGTGAACTTCCTGCTGACGGACGAACAGGACTAATGTGGGATCTTGATGTGGACCGGATGTATGTGCCTCTTCTTGTGTACGGTAACCACTGGATCTCTATGTGCGTCGACTTTGTTAATCGTTCAATATTGGTCTTCGACTATGCGGGAATGAAACACAACAGGGAGTTAGAGCCATTTTCCCATCTCATCCCGAGAATTGTCAAAGCTGTGCAGTCTTCAAACAAGAAGGGACTTGTTGTCAAGCCATATGCTGTCACTTACGCTCCAATGCCTTTCCTAAACAAGAGTAGCAGCGACTGTGGTGTATATGCATTGAAGCACATTGAGGCACATCTTCTAGGCTTGGACTTAAGCTTGGTGAACGACGACAACATTCGGGAAGCTCGACAGAAGATTGCTTATGACCTATGGGAAGCAGCTAATGATCATGTGCTCTTAACGCGGATGGCACTGTTCTGTCCTCCGAAGCCTACCACACGGTCTTCGGTTaccattttatga
- the LOC108816324 gene encoding uncharacterized protein LOC108816324: protein MAYQFPRRLLAEGAEPQIDKINNTCRRGMLDDVKVILKDEYDEVLKDPVFSPILAIIENKLIYSGRIIHSFLCKQLKVSKLHELWFLFARRPLRFSAQEFHAVTGLKFKEEPDIDFSDWKDDKGFWSNVLKKNRKVNLASLKTQLLKECNQWSYVDRLRLVYLCIIHGFLLAKDSRVSIPHEYIRLVMDFEKMRMYPWGLVAYDELIASMMKARTDIHLKKSYVLGGFSYAFQIWVMEAIPDIGSMVGKKIKKNMTKVRCRNWKGSGKVSYADIISLESHFNKGKLFPFISATGNDDVFEMDEFFREDEKKDERIDRIVALINAKQDWTEFVWEVEPLPPNGDLSDSEEDAANVEVEDATDTHVAEPGVVAKRGKRLLNDPGVEARKKQLLCERAAEHNSGISSEVKSFIEGLFTSSFNSLKEVVQTEIHQRFDKVEKEMAQLNQVVSHLRGSSETVGKDRASEIPSPSATMGKDKEKSQSPCPSIANEKGKGKVDDTAVRRSPRQVRKVTRK from the exons ATGGCATACCAGTTTCCAAGACGCTTGCTTGCAGAAGGAGCTGAGCCCCAGATTGATAAGATCAACAACACGTGTAGACGTGGAATGCTGGACGATGTGAAGGTTATTTTGAAGGATGAGTATGACGAGGTTTTGAAAGATCCTGTCTTCAGTCCGATTCTGGCAATCATAGAGAACAAGCTCATTTACTCAGGGAGGATCATTCACAGCTTCTTATGCAAGCAGCTCAAGGTTTCGAAGCTTCACGAGTTGTGGTTTCTATTTGCGAGGAGGCCTCTTAGGTTTTCTGCGCAAGAGTTTCATGCTGTGACAGGATTGAAGTTCAAAGAGGAACCCGACATAGACTTCAGTGACTGGAAGGATGATAAGGGGTTTTGGAGCAATGTGCTGAAGAAAAATCGGAAGGTGAACTTAGCTAGTTTGAAGACGCAGCTCCTTAAAGAGTGTAACCAGTGGAGTTATGTGGACAGGCTTAGGCTAGTGTATCTGTGTATTATACATGGATTCCTCCTAGCGAAGGATTCAAGAGTGTCTATCCCTCATGAATACATCCGTTTGGTGATGGATTTTGAGAAGATGAGAATGTATCCTTGGGGTCTGGTCGCGTATGATGAGCTGATTGCATCAATGATGAAAGCAAGGACAGATATACATCTCAAGAAGAGTTACGTGCTGGGTGGATTCTCCTATGCGTTTCAGATATGGGTCATGGAGGCAATCCCAGACATTGGCAGTATGGTGGGtaagaagatcaagaaaaacATGACCAAAGTGAGATGCAGGAATTGGAAAGGAAGTGGGAAAGTTTCCTATGCAGACATCATCAGCCTAGAGTCCCACTTTAATAAG GGGAAGCTGTTCCCATTTATCTCTGCTACTGGGAACGATGATGTGTTTGAAATGGACGAGTTCTTTAGGGAAGATGAGAAGAAAGATGAAAGAATCGATCGTATTGTTGCTCTGATCAATGCCAAACAAGATTGGACAGAATTTGTTTGGGAAGTTGAGCCTCTGCCTCCAAATGGGGATCTTTCTGATTCAGAAGAAGATGCAGCGAATGTAGAGGTCGAAGATGCGACAGATACACATGTAGCCGAACCGGGTGTTGTTGCAAAGAGGGGCAAGCGCTTGCTAAACGATCCTGGTGTTGAGGCTCGAAAGAAGCAACTGCTTTGTGAACGGGCAGCTGAACATAACAGTGGTATCTCCAGTGAAGTGAAGAGTTTCATTGAAGGTTTGTTCACCTCTAGTTTCAACTCTTTGAAGGAGGTGGTGCAGACGGAGATCCACCAGCGTTTTGACAAAGTCGAGAAAGAGATGGCTCAACTCAACCAAGTTGTGTCTCACCTTCGGGGTTCTTCAGAGACAGTTGGAAAAGATAGAGCATCTGAGATTCCTTCTCCTTCAGCAACAATGGGGAAAGACAAAGAAAAATCACAAAGTCCATGCCCTTCAATAGCAAATGAGAAAGGCAAAGGCAAGGTTGATGACACTGCGGTTCGTCGTAGCCCTCGGCAAGTCAGAAAGGTAACCAGAAAATGA
- the LOC108815998 gene encoding probable transcription factor At1g11510, which yields MTMNLEPTASSSSYEDDSSSSEEEETDSPVVKASLPVTTANSSSSEEEEEETDSESETEPVHDSKDGSKPKITANSLSDSPVVKPDSSNKVEAPINTANSSSEEEEEETDSESETEQEEVEAVKPPPDSSSKVPVPTANSSSEEEEEETDSESETDPVETSPKLETTEVEADSPAVKPPTDSNKVETTKKRSIETMDEGGEAKRIKTDSGGDDDDKKITVFQETKKNYFQRVWTEEDEITVLQGIIDYQNETGSSAFDDRNALYELLKQSLSFTPTKTQFSEKIRSLKKKFENNRGKEKKRGEAPAFSKPHDLETFRLSKFVWGGDGIMSNAIEVEPPVLKLVAPAAVKKQEFGVSIVEALARFGVDNLFAKKGWSKLSLEDKKRLEVEWEALQLEELRFYSRKSRFIHDAVTKMAEASQRDH from the coding sequence ATGACAATGAATCTTGAGCCCACTGCTTCATCTTCCAGCTACGAAGATGACTCTTCCTCgtcggaagaagaagaaactgatTCCCCAGTTGTGAAAGCTTCCTTGCCTGTGACCACCGCTAATTCTTCTTCgtccgaagaagaagaagaagaaaccgaTTCTGAATCGGAAACCGAGCCGGTCCATGATTCCAAAGATGGCTCGAAGCCCAAAATCACGGCAAACTCTTTGTCAGATTCTCCGGTTGTGAAACCTGATTCCAGCAACAAGGTTGAAGCTCCCATTAACACTGCAAATTCTTCgtcggaagaagaagaagaagaaacagattCTGAATCCGAAACCGAGCAGGAAGAAGTAGAAGCTGTGAAACCTCCCCCAGATTCCAGCAGCAAGGTTCCTGTGCCCACGGCAAATTCTTCgtctgaggaagaagaagaagagacagaTTCTGAATCGGAAACCGATCCGGTGGAGACTTCTCCAAAGCTCGAGACCACGGAAGTAGAAGCTGATTCCCCAGCTGTGAAACCTCCCACAGATTCCAACAAGGTTGAAACCACCAAGAAGAGATCTATTGAGACGATGGATGAAGGAGGAGAAGCAAAGAGGATCAAGACAGATTCAGGAGGAGACGATGATGACAAAAAGATTACAGTTTTTCAAGAAACCAAGAAAAACTATTTCCAAAGGGTTTGGACAGAGGAAGACGAGATTACGGTTTTGCAAGGGATTATCGACTACCAAAATGAAACCGGGTCAAGCGCTTTTGATGACAGGAATGCTTTATATGAGCTCTTGAAGCAATCTCTCAGCTTCACTCCTACTAAAACCCAGTTCTCGGAGAAGATCAGGTCGTTGAAAAAGAAGTTTGAAAACAACCGtggaaaagagaagaagagaggagaagCGCCTGCGTTTTCTAAACCTCACGATCTCGAGACTTTTCGTTTGTCAAAGTTTGTCTGGGGAGGTGATGGTATCATGTCTAATGCCATTGAAGTTGAGCCTCCCGTGTTGAAGCTTGTTGCGCCTGCTGCTGTGAAGAAGCAAGAGTTTGGTGTTTCTATTGTTGAGGCATTGGCTCGTTTCGGTGTGGATAATCTTTTTGCTAAAAAAGGTTGGAGCAAGCTTTCGTTGGAGGATAAGAAGAGACTTGAGGTGGAATGGGAAGCATTGCAGCTTGAAGAACTCAGGTTCTACTCGCGGAAGAGTCGTTTTATTCATGATGCGGTGACAAAGATGGCTGAAGCTTCTCAACGAGACCATTAG
- the LOC108831162 gene encoding uncharacterized protein LOC108831162: MQIYVYSGFWKSSGRNGWKFHIDEKNGGRLLTLDTSKTVEYLGVMVCEEFGVDLNMVNIELSYLPSDLVSSNDSPPVFITTDRQLKNFLSYVKNQASRRLCVCIRSKVGSNMNEEAAESPNREEEAMSYELPDAVIDYQTKPEEDESDDDNEHAIDMITGKYVRFSLVDVVKKDQHFSSKTALKATMEICAMKHNFDYKLVKSDKKIWYVRCADDDCTWRVRAEGLTGSSYFIIKKYVPDHTCAPSSRNHSVRTASSKTVGTLIMHKYESVKEGPKPNDIIQLMRNDHGVEISYPLAWEAREYAVNVVRGIPEEVYGKIPKYLHMMKEANPGSHTFYETDTNGRFRFLFISYGQSIRGFQAALRRVIVVDGTFLKSKYKGVLLVATALDGNSNLYPIAFGVVDSENDRAWEWFMRQLNVVIDDDESLAFVSDRNTSIAKALAKVYPHSHHGICIHNLLNNVVTYYKGKGVAGLVAKASKAYRVADFKKIFTAIYSISPAIGKYLVDADVQKWARCQFPGYRYNVRTTNPAESINYALRSPREFPVIPLLESIREMMTRWFFKRRTKSSKHTKPLTIAVEKKIDRRIEKGKKFQVFPVSDDRFLVQGDTFECMVDLVRRTCSCGKFDLMKIPCRHAIKAAFSVGIRAHTLTDDMYTTASWRSIYAESINPISVPKDAWIVPPHVQQAEVLPPETRRAAGRRKKRRYETVEDKIRSSQGT, translated from the coding sequence ATGCAAATCTATGtctattctggtttttggaaatCATCGGGAAGAAACGGTTGGAAATTTcatattgatgaaaaaaatGGAGGTAGATTACTTACTTTGGACACAAGCAAAACTGTTGAGTACCTTGGAGTTATGGTTTGTGAGGAGTTTGGAGTCGATTTAAACATGGTCAATATCGAGCTGAGCTACTTACCTTCTGATTTGGTGAGTAGCAACGACTCACCACCGGTTTTCATCACCACTGATCGGCAACTGAAAAACTTTCTTTCATATGTGAAGAACCAAGCTTCAAGGAGATTATGTGTGTGTATTCGATCTAAGGTCGGATCTAACATGAATGAAGAAGCTGCTGAGTCGCCTAACAGAGAAGAAGAGGCTATGTCGTATGAACTTCCAGATGCTGTTATTGATTATCAAACCAAgcctgaagaagatgaaagtgatgatgataaCGAGCATGCGATAGATATGATCACTGGAAAGTATGTCCGTTTTTCTCTGGTAGATGTTGTGAAAAAGGATCAACATTTTTCTAGCAAAACAGCTTTGAAGGCAACAATGGAGATATGTGCAATGAAACATAATTTCGACTACAAGCTTGTGAAATcggataaaaaaatttggtacGTTCGTTGCGCGGACGATGATTGCACCTGGCGTGTGCGTGCAGAGGGTTTAACGGGttcttcatattttattatcaaaaagtaTGTACCTGATCACACTTGTGCTCCGTCATCAAGGAACCATTCTGTTCGGACAGCTTCATCAAAAACAGTTGGCACTCTCATTATGCACAAGTATGAAAGTGTGAAGGAAGGGCCAAAACCTAATGATATCATCCAGTTAATGCGTAATGATCATGGAGTTGAGATATCCTATCCTTTAGCATGGGAAGCACGAGAGTATGCAGTGAATGTTGTGAGAGGCATTCCGGAGGAAGTTTATGGAAAAATTCCTAAATACTTGCACATGATGAAGGAAGCAAATCCAGGATCACACACATTTTATGAAACTGACACCAACGGGAGATTCAGATTCCTCTTCATCTCATATGGTCAGTCTATTCGCGGTTTTCAAGCTGCCCTTCGGAGAGTTATTGTTGTCGATGGGACCTTTTTGAAGAGTAAATACAAAGGAGTATTACTGGTTGCTACTGCTTTAGATGGAAACTCGAACCTATATCCTATTGCATTTGGAGTTGTCGACTCAGAGAATGACCGCGCTTGGGAATGGTTTATGAGACAACTTAATGTTGttattgatgatgatgagagtTTAGCTTTTGTGTCTGACAGGAATACCTCTATCGCTAAAGCTCTTGCGAAAGTGTATCCGCATTCTCATCATGGAATTTGCATTCACAACTTGCTGAACAATGTTGTTACCTATTACAAGGGGAAAGGTGTCGCTGGTTTGGTTGCAAAGGCTTCTAAAGCTTACCGAGTTGCTGATTTTAAGAAGATTTTCACTGCTATTTACTCAATAAGTCCTGCAATTGGAAAATATCTGGTAGACGCTGATGTGCAAAAGTGGGCTCGTTGTCAATTTCCGGGTTACAGGTACAATGTTAGGACCACTAACCCTGCTGAATCAATAAATTATGCGTTGCGGTCGCCTAGAGAGTTTCCAGTTATACCTTTGTTGGAAAGCATAAGGGAGATGATGACTCGATGGTTTTTCAAACGTAGAACTAAAAGTTCTAAGCATACAAAACCACTGACCATTGCTGTGGAAAAGAAGATTGATCGAAGGATTGAAAAGGGTAAGAAGTTTCAGGTTTTCCCAGTTAGTGATGACAGGTTTTTGGTTCAAGGTGACACTTTTGAATGTATGGTCGACTTGGTCAGACGCACATGTTCATGTGGGAAATTCGATCTGATGAAAATCCCCTGCAGACACGCCATCAAAGCAGCTTTTAGTGTAGGGATAAGAGCACACACACTCACTGACGACATGTACACCACAGCTTCATGGAGATCGATTTATGCGGAAAGCATAAACCCTATTAGTGTCCCTAAAGATGCATGGATTGTCCCACCTCACGTACAGCAAGCGGAAGTCCTTCCTCCAGAGACTAGAAGAGCTGCTGGTCGGAGAAAGAAACGAAGATACGAGACAGTTGAAGACAAGATCCGGTCATCACAAGGAACTTAA
- the LOC130498074 gene encoding uncharacterized protein LOC130498074: MEKAVCNHGFFMMAPNVWDPKSKSLTRPLTLSNSTSVSVTISHPRTLSFLVIQVHGINNVSRVDEELILKQVGRMLRISTEDDRDVTEFQQLHEDAKKNGFGRIFRSPFLFEDMVKSILLCNTTWERTLGMASSLCVLQSKLADGTVRPSSQNNKKRKRVLKETKESSKKEAGGNFPSAKEIASLDKELINKHCKLGYRANWIVKLAKMVESGKLNLEEMERRDMTAKQVSEKLKKLSGFGAFVTATVLMCIGYYHLVPSDTETLRLFREAHGNVECSKETLETAAQSFYDRFSPFQCLAYWFDLIQNYETKLGKLSELSQLDYKSVSGCSHMKQLKGD; encoded by the exons ATGGAGAAAGCGGTATGTAACCATGGCTTCTTCATGATGGCTCCAAACGTGTGGGACCCCAAATCTAAGTCACTAACTCGACCTTTGACCCTTTCAAATTCCACTTCTGTCAGTGTGACAATCTCTCACCCTCGCACTCTCTCTTTTCTTGTGATCCAAGTTCACGGCATCAACAATGTCTCAAGGGTCGACGAAGAACTCATCTTGAAACAAGTGGGACGGATGCTGAGAATATCAACTGAGGACGATCGTGACGTGACCGAGTTCCAACAACTTCACGAGGATGCAAAGAAGAATGGTTTCGGTCGAATTTTCCGATCCCCCTTTCTCTTTGAAGATATGGTGAAATCCATCTTGTTGTGTAACACGACTTGGGAGAGGACACTAGGTATGGCTTCTAGCCTCTGCGTATTGCAATCTAAGCTAGCTGACGGAACAGTTAGGCCTagtagtcaaaataataaaaaaaggaaacgaGTACTCAAAGAAACAAAGGAAAGTTCCAAGAAAGAAGCAGGAGGAAACTTCCCTAGTGCAAAGGAAATAGCTAGCCTTGACAAAGAGTTGATAAACAAGCACTGTAAACTCGGGTACAGAGCAAATTGGATCGTTAAATTAGCAAAGATGGTCGAAAGCGGGAAACTGAATCTTGAAGAGATGGAAAGGAGAGATATGACAGCAAAACAAGTGTCTGAGAAACTGAAAAAGTTGTCAGGCTTTGGGGCTTTTGTAACTGCAACAGTGCTTATGTGTATTGGTTATTACCATCTTGTTCCATCTGATACCGAGACCCTAAGACTCTTCCGAGAG GCGCATGGAAATGTAGAATGTTCGAAAGAGACGCTAGAGACAGCAGCACAATCATTTTACGACAGATTCTCTCCATTCCAGTGTTTAGCCTACTG GTTTGATCTTATCCAAAACTACGAAACAAAACTTGGCAAGCTTAGCGAGTTGAGTCAGCTTGACTACAAGAGTGTTAGCGGATGCTCTCACATGAAGCAACTCAAGGGAGACTAG